Part of the uncultured Desulfobacter sp. genome, ACAAAAACCGGGGGAAATAAACCTGTATTTGCCCAATGACAAAGCCTGTCTTGATAACACCCCCTTAAATTGTTAAAACAGATGCATGTGCATTTCATAACAGGGAGTGATTTATGTCCGATATAAATTTGAGCGACTGGGAACGCAGTCTTGTACCTCCGGATAAGGTTTTAAACCACATTCGGCCAGGAATGACCGTTTTCATCGGCACGGGACCGGCTACGCCAAGGAGGCTGATCCGTACATTGCTTGATGTGGACAAACATAATATCAGGGACCTTGAGTTGATGCAGCTGGCGGTGCTGGGAGAGACCATTTTGTCCATCGACCGTCTGAATGCCCCCAACTACCGGTTAAAAACATTTTTTTCCGGGGGATACGTGGCCTGGGATACCATATCCAGTGCCCAGGTGGATCTTATTCCGGCCTATTCCTCGGAGATACCCAAAATTATCAGGTCCGGCAGAATCAATGTGGATGTGGCCTTTATCCAGATCACCCCGCCCAATGATGCCGGATATTGCAGCCTGGGCCTTGCCGTGGATGTGGCACGGGAGGTGATGGACAAGGCAAGCCTTGTGGTGGGCGAGGTCAATGAGGCCATGCCCTTTACCTATGGGGACACCTTTGTGTCCATTGAAGAGTTTGATCTTCTGGTGCGCTCGGACCGGGAGCCGATCACCTACACACCGGAACCGGCCAATGACATCATGAAAAAGGTGGCGGCCAATGTGGCCAATGAAATCCGGGACGGTGACTGTATCAATTACTCCCTTGGGCCTTTGTTTGAGGCGCTGGTGCCCTTTTTGTCGGACAAAAAAGATCTGGGCATCCATTCCCTCTATTTTACGGATGCCGCCGCAGAGCTGGTCAATTCCGGGGCCGTCACCAATAACCGGAAATCGCCGTTCCGGGGGAAATCTCTGGCATCCTATGCCCTTGGCACCAAGGAGCTTATGAAATGGCTGCATAAAAACCCCCTGGTGGAGTTCCAGGGGATTGACTGGGTGTGCAACTCCCAGCTCATTGCCCGTAACCCCCAGTTTGTCGCCATATATGAAGGCCGCAAGGCAGATCTCCAGGGCAGGGTTGCCTTTCCTTTAACGGGGGCCGTTATTTCAGGCCCCGGCGAAGGAATTGATTTTTACAAGGCCGCAGAAGCCTCCGAAGACGGCAACACCATCATCGGTATGCCCAGCCGCAATGAAAAAGGCGAGTCCAATATCCTGTTCAGCATAGAGAAATCCGTCAACCAGTTACGGTTGCGCGAATCCATTCATGTGTTGGCCACCGAATACGGGGTGGCTTTGCTCAAATGGCGTCCCCTGCGGGAACGGGCCCAGGCCATCATTGATGTGGCCCATCCCGATGACCGGGAGGATTTGATTAAAATGGCCCGGGAAAAGAATATACTCTATTCCAACCAGATTTTTGTCAGTCGTTCCGCCCATCTGTATCCGGAATATGTTGCCCATTCCAAAACCTTCAAGGGGGAGAAAACCGTTCGGTTCCGGGCCATGAAACCCTCGTATGAAGAATCCATGCGCCGCTTTTTCTACCGTTGTTCCACGGAAACGGTATTTTACCGCTTCTTTTATTCGGTAAAAACCATGGGCCACGATAAAATGCAGGCCTATGTGAATGTGGACTATACCAAAGAGTTTTCCGTTGTGGGTTTTGGTGGAAAAAAAGGCGAAAACCGTATCGTTGCCGAGGCCAGACTGGTTGAAAGTGATGACGCCAAAGCCGGCGAAGTGGCTTTTCTGGTAGACGAAAATTACCAGGGCTCGGGGGTGGGGTCATATCTGATGAAGCTTTTGATCGACGAGGGCAAAAAACGCATGCTTGAAGAACTCTATGCCGAAGTGCTGCCTGACAACCAGCCCATGATCAAGGTATTTGAAAAATCCGGCTTGCCTTTGAAATCACATCTTGACGGTGGCGTTTATCATATTACCCTGGCTTTGAAGGGTTGATTCTAAATCTGTTTCCGGGGCTGTTTCAATATTTATTCATAAAAATTTTAGGTTTTTACGATTCAGGTCGATACCTCTAATCAGGAAAAGAAAATTCGCAAAAACCGTTAAATCGGGAGAATAATGATGAACAGCGTATCCCAAACCAATGCCAACGCCTATGGCCTGCATAACCGGGCCACTCCGTCCAACACCGGCACCGCTTTAAGTTCCAATGAACTTTCTGTTGCGTCCTATTCAAGCCTTGATGCGGGACTGACCATCCAGACCCGAGAGGGGGATACGGTGTCCCTGTCCACCAGCCAATATTCCGAACTTGGCGCCTATGAATACAGCAGCCGGGGGGTGGTTAAAAACGAAGACGGGTATGCCGCAGCCGCCTACAATGTCCGGGAGATAACCTTGACCACCGGAGAAACCTTTTCGTTTACCGTGGAAGGGGACCTGAACGAAGAGGAACTTGAGGACATTGAATCCATTCTCACCGGCGTGGACAATATTATCGGCGATATGATGGAAGGGGATCTGCAGGGTGCTGTTTCCCAGGCCATGCGCATGGGGTATTACGACTCAATTTCTTCCTATGAAGCCGATATTACAGTGAAGTCGGCCTACGCCATGTACAGTCAGGAGCAGGTCGCCGCCACAGGTGCTCT contains:
- a CDS encoding GNAT family N-acetyltransferase, with amino-acid sequence MSDINLSDWERSLVPPDKVLNHIRPGMTVFIGTGPATPRRLIRTLLDVDKHNIRDLELMQLAVLGETILSIDRLNAPNYRLKTFFSGGYVAWDTISSAQVDLIPAYSSEIPKIIRSGRINVDVAFIQITPPNDAGYCSLGLAVDVAREVMDKASLVVGEVNEAMPFTYGDTFVSIEEFDLLVRSDREPITYTPEPANDIMKKVAANVANEIRDGDCINYSLGPLFEALVPFLSDKKDLGIHSLYFTDAAAELVNSGAVTNNRKSPFRGKSLASYALGTKELMKWLHKNPLVEFQGIDWVCNSQLIARNPQFVAIYEGRKADLQGRVAFPLTGAVISGPGEGIDFYKAAEASEDGNTIIGMPSRNEKGESNILFSIEKSVNQLRLRESIHVLATEYGVALLKWRPLRERAQAIIDVAHPDDREDLIKMAREKNILYSNQIFVSRSAHLYPEYVAHSKTFKGEKTVRFRAMKPSYEESMRRFFYRCSTETVFYRFFYSVKTMGHDKMQAYVNVDYTKEFSVVGFGGKKGENRIVAEARLVESDDAKAGEVAFLVDENYQGSGVGSYLMKLLIDEGKKRMLEELYAEVLPDNQPMIKVFEKSGLPLKSHLDGGVYHITLALKG